From Pseudopipra pipra isolate bDixPip1 chromosome 13, bDixPip1.hap1, whole genome shotgun sequence, a single genomic window includes:
- the C1GALT1C1 gene encoding C1GALT1-specific chaperone 1, translating into MISESSSFVKGMVLGGAFCMLVTLLGHIKVGHGTKARDHEHHHIQAPDKEDVLNLSEGERMELSKSIRVYCIILVKPKDLGHWAAAKETWSKHCDKAEFYSSENVKVFDSVALNTKDMWVMMRKAYKITYERYKDEFSWFFLAYPTTFAIVENLKYFLLRKDPSQPFYIGHAVKSGDLEYVDGEGGIVLSIESLRRLSSVLEDPNKCPEQGGMIWKLAEDKQLAICLKYTGVFAENAEDSEGKDVFNTKSVGALIKEAMGTHPQQVVDGCCSDMAITFSGLSPNHMHVMMYGVYRLRPYGHTYSDALVFLPPEGSDND; encoded by the coding sequence ATGATTTCTGAAAGCAGCTCCTTCGTGAAGGGCATGGTGCTTGGAGGAGCCTTCTGCATGTTGGTTACACTGCTGGGGCACATCAAGGTGGGGCACGGGACCAAAGCGCGGGACCACGAGCACCATCACATCCAGGCTCCTGACAAAGAGGATGTCTTAAACCTTTCTGAGGGTGAACGTATGGAGCTTAGTAAAAGTATCCGTGTTTACTGTATCATCCTTGTCAAACCAAAAGATCTGGGGCACTGGGCTGCAGCAAAGGAGACCTGGAGCAAGCACTGCGACAAGGCAGAGTTCTACAGCTCTGAAAATGTCAAAGTGTTCGATTCTGTGGCCCTCAACACAAAAGACATGTGGGTGATGATGAGAAAAGCTTACAAGATAACATATGAACGCTACAAGGATGAATTCAGCTGGTTCTTTCTTGCGTATCCAACAACATTTGCTATTGTTGAAAATCTCAAGTACTTCCTGCTGAGAAAAGACCCCTCTCAGCCTTTTTACATCGGCCACGCTGTGAAATCTGGTGACCTCGAGTATGTGGATGGCGAGGGAGGAATCGTCTTAAGCATCGAGTCACTGAGACGACTCTCCAGTGTTCTTGAAGACCCCAACAAGTGTCCGGAGCAGGGAGGTATGATTTGGAAACTCGCCGAGGACAAGCAGCTGGCGATCTGCCTGAAGTACACGGGGGTGTTCGCCGAGAACGCGGAGGATTCGGAAGGAAAGGACGTCTTCAACACCAAATCCGTGGGCGCCCTCATCAAGGAGGCCATGGGCACCCACCCGCAGCAGGTGGTGGACGGCTGCTGCTCCGACATGGCCATCACCTTCAGCGGGCTGAGCCCCAACCACATGCACGTGATGATGTACGGGGTGTACAGGCTGCGGCCCTACGGACACACCTACAGCGATGCCCTCGTGTTCCTGCCCCCGGAGGGCTCGGACAACGACTGA
- the MCTS1 gene encoding malignant T-cell-amplified sequence 1, protein MFKKFDEKENVSNCIQLKTSVIKGIKNQLIDQFPVIEPWLNQIMPKKDPVKIVRCHEHIEILTVNGELLFFRQREGIFYPTLRLLHKYPFILPHQQVDKGAIKFVLSGANIMCPGLTSPGAKLYPAAVDTVVAIMAEGKQHALCVGVMKMSAEDIEKVNKGIGIENIHYLNDGLWHMKTYK, encoded by the exons ATGTTCAAAAA ATTTGATGAAAAGGAGAATGTATCGAACTGTATCCAGCTGAAGACTTCAGTTATTAAAGGTATCAAGAATCAACTGATAGACCAGTTTCCTGTTATTGAACCATGGCTAAACCAAATCATGCCAAAGAAAGACCCGGTTAAAATAGTAAGATG TCATGAACATATAGAAATCCTCACTGTGAATGGGGAGTTGCTGTTCTTCAGGCAAAGAGAAGGGATTTTTTACCCCACGCTAAGGTTGCTTCACAAAT ACCCATTTATTCTACCACATCAGCAGGTTGATAAAGGTGCCATTAAATTTGTCCTAAGTGGAGCCAACATAATGTGCCCTGGCCTGACGTCTCCTGGAGCAAAGCTTTACCCTGCTGCTGTCGATACTGTCGTT GCAATAATGGCAGAGGGAAAACAACATGCATTATGTGTGGGAGTAATGAAGATGTCAGCTGAGGACAT TGAGAAGGTCAACAAAGGGATTGGTATTGAAAATATCCACTATTTAAATGATGGCCTTTGGCATATGAAGACatacaaatga
- the CUL4B gene encoding cullin-4B isoform X1: MFPTGFSSPNPPAAAQEVRPATDGNTSSSSSCKKRKLNNSSNSNSEKEEFDSISSCTSSPSKNTSSSSSSVITTSSCSSSGVASSNHHLQKKLRFEDSVDFIGLDVKMAEESSSSSSPAASSQQQHQQQLKNKSLLISSVAVGHHANGLTKAASSTVSSFANSKPGSAKKLVIKNFKDKPKLPENYTDETWQKLKEAVEAIQNSTSIKYNLEELYQAVENLCSYKISANLYKQLRQICEDHIKAQIHQFREDSLDSVLFLKKIDKCWQDHCRQMIMIRSIFLFLDRTYVLQNSMLPSIWDMGLELFRTHIISDQKVQNKTIDGILLLIERERNGEAIDRSLLRSLLSMLSDLQIYQDSFEHRFLEETNRLYAAEGQRLMQEREVPEYLHHVNKRLEEEADRIITYLDQSTQKPLIATVEKQLLGEHLTAILQKGLNHLLDENRIQDLSLLYQLFSRVRGGVQVLLQHWIEYIKAFGSTIVINPEKDKTMVQELLDFKDKVDHIIDVCFLKNEKFVNAMKEAFETFINKRPNKPAELIAKYVDSKLRAGNKEATDEELEKMLDKIMIIFRFIYGKDVFEAFYKKDLAKRLLVGKSASVDAEKSMLSKLKHECGAAFTSKLEGMFKDMELSKDIMIQFKQYMQNQNVPGNIELTVNILTMGYWPTYVPMEVHLPPEMVKLQEIFKTFYLGKHSGRKLQWQSTLGHCVLKAEFKEGKKELQVSLFQTLVLLMFNEGEEFSLEEIKQATGIEDGELRRTLQSLACGKARVLTKSPKGKDVEDGDKFTCNDDFRHKLFRIKINQIQMKETVEEQASTTERVFQDRQYQIDAAIVRIMKMRKTLSHNLLVSEVYNQLKFPVKPADLKKRIESLIDRDYMERDKENPNQYNYIA, from the exons ATGTTTCCCACAGGTTTCTCTTCCCCCAACcccccagctgcagcccaggaggtCAGACCTGCCACTGATGGtaacaccagcagcagctcctcctgcaagaAGAGAAAGTTAAataacagcagcaacagcaattCCGAAAAAGAAGAATTCGattccatttcctcctgcaccTCTTCTCCTTCCAAAAACACCTCCTCGTCATCCTCCTCCGTCATCACCACCTCCTCGTGCTCCTCCTCAGGGGTTGCTTCCTCCAACCATCACCTCCAGAAGAAGCTGCGCTTTGAGGACTCCGTGGATTTTATTGGACTCGATGTGAAGATGGCTGAAGagtcttcttcctcctcctctcctgctgcctcttcccagcagcagcaccaacagcagctcaaaaataaaagccttttaaTTTCATCAGTGGCTGTGGGGCACCATGCAAATGGCCTGACCAAAGCTGCCTCCTCTACTGTTTCCAGTTTCGCCAACAGTAAACCTGGCTCTGCTAAGAAATTAGTGATCAAGAACTTTAAAG ataaaCCCAAATTGCCTGAAAACTACACAGATGAAACCTGGCAAAAACTGAAAGAAGCTGTAGAAGCTATCCAGAACAGTACTTCAATTAAGTACAATCTAGAAGAGCTCTACCAG GCTGTTGAAAATCTCTGCTCCTACAAGATTTCTGCAAATTTGTACAAACAACTGAGACAGATCTGTGAAGACCACATTAAAGCACAAATTCACCAATTCAGAGA GGATTCATTGGATAGTGTccttttcctaaagaaaataGACAAATGTTGGCAAGATCACTGCAGACAAATG ATTATGATTAGAAGTATCTTTTTGTTCTTGGATCGAACTTATGTACTGCAGAATTCCATGCTGCCATCTATTTG GGATATGGGGCTAGAATTGTTCAGAACTCATATAATCAGTGATCAGAAGGTTCAGAACAAAACTATTGATGGCATTCTTCTGCTGATtgagagggaaagaaatgggGAGGCTATTGATAGGAGTTTGCTGCGGAGCCTTCTGAGCATGCTTTCTGACTTGCAG ATTTATCAGGACTCTTTCGAACATCGATTCTTGGAAGAGACAAACCGCCTGTATgcagcagagggacagaggcTTATGCAGGAACGAGAG GTTCCAGAATATCTTCACCATGTCAACAAGCGCTTGGAAGAAGAAGCAGACAGAATAATCACTTATTTAGATCAGAGCACACA gaagCCACTAATTGCTACTGTAGAAAAGCAACTTCTAGGTGAACATTTAACAGCCATTCTTCAGAAAG GTTTAAACCACCTTCTTGATGAAAACCGAATTCAAGACCTGTCTCTTCTGTATCAGTTGTTCAGTCGTGTAAGAGGTGGAGTACAGGTTCTCTTGCAGCACTGGATTGAGTACATAAAG gCATTTGGTAGCACCATAGTAATTAATccagaaaaagacaaaaccatgGTCCAAGAACTTCTTGATTTTAAAGACAAAGTTGACCATATTATTGATGTTTGCTTTCTAAAGAATGAGAAGTTTGTAAATGCCATGAAAGAAGCCTTTGAAACATTCATTAACAAAAGACCAAATAAGCCAGCTGAACTCATag CTAAATATGTAGATTCAAAGCTTCGTGCAGGCAACAAAGAAGCTACTGATGAAGAACTTGAAAAAATGCTGGATAAAATTATGATCATATTTAGATTCATATATG GAAAAGATGTCTTTGAGGCCTTTTATAAAAAAGATCTAGCAAAGAGACTATTAGTTGGGAAGAGTGCATCAGTGGATGCTGAAAAATCTATGCTTTCCAAACTCAAACATG aatgtggagctgctttcaccAGCAAACTTGAAGGAATGTTTAAAGATATGGAGCTCTCAAAAGACATAATGATACAATTCAAACAG tATATGCAAAATCAGAATGTCCCTGGCAACATTGAACTAACAGTGAATATTCTGACTATGGGTTATTGGCCAACCTACGTGCCTATGGAGGTCCATCTGCCCCCAGAG atgGTAAAACTGCAGGAGATTTTCAAGACCTTTTATTTAGGAAAACACAGTGGTAGGAAACTTCAGTGGCAGTCAACACTAGGACACTGTGTGctaaaagcagaatttaaagAG GGCAAAAAAGAACTTCAGGTCTCCTTGTTCCAGACACTGGTGCTGCTCATGTTTAATGAAGGAGAGGAGTTCAGTTTAGAGGAGATAAAGCAAGCCACTGGAATAG AGGATGGAGAGCTGAGAAGGACACTTCAATCTCTGGCTTGTGGCAAAGCCAGAGTACTGACCAAAAGCCCCAAAGGCAAAGATGTGGAAGATGGTGATAAATTCACATGTAATGATGATTTCAGACATAAGCTCTTCAGGATAAAAATCAACCAAATTCAGATGAAAGAAAcg GTAGAGGAACAGGCAAGCACTACAGAGAGGGTGTTCCAGGACCGGCAGTACCAGATCGACGCCGCAATCGTTCGGATCATGAAGATGCGCAAGACACTGAGTCACAACCTGCTCGTGTCAGAGGTCTACAACCAGCTCAAATTCCCAGTCAAG
- the CUL4B gene encoding cullin-4B isoform X2 translates to MFPTGFSSPNPPAAAQEVRPATDGNTSSSSSCKKRKLNNSSNSNSEKEEFDSISSCTSSPSKNTSSSSSSVITTSSCSSSGVASSNHHLQKKLRFEDSVDFIGLDVKMAEESSSSSSPAASSQQQHQQQLKNKSLLISSVAVGHHANGLTKAASSTVSSFANSKPGSAKKLVIKNFKDKPKLPENYTDETWQKLKEAVEAIQNSTSIKYNLEELYQAVENLCSYKISANLYKQLRQICEDHIKAQIHQFREDSLDSVLFLKKIDKCWQDHCRQMIMIRSIFLFLDRTYVLQNSMLPSIWDMGLELFRTHIISDQKVQNKTIDGILLLIERERNGEAIDRSLLRSLLSMLSDLQIYQDSFEHRFLEETNRLYAAEGQRLMQEREVPEYLHHVNKRLEEEADRIITYLDQSTQKPLIATVEKQLLGEHLTAILQKGLNHLLDENRIQDLSLLYQLFSRVRGGVQVLLQHWIEYIKAFGSTIVINPEKDKTMVQELLDFKDKVDHIIDVCFLKNEKFVNAMKEAFETFINKRPNKPAELIAKYVDSKLRAGNKEATDEELEKMLDKIMIIFRFIYGKDVFEAFYKKDLAKRLLVGKSASVDAEKSMLSKLKHECGAAFTSKLEGMFKDMELSKDIMIQFKQYMQNQNVPGNIELTVNILTMGYWPTYVPMEVHLPPEMVKLQEIFKTFYLGKHSGRKLQWQSTLGHCVLKAEFKEGKKELQVSLFQTLVLLMFNEGEEFSLEEIKQATGIGRGTGKHYREGVPGPAVPDRRRNRSDHEDAQDTESQPARVRGLQPAQIPSQAC, encoded by the exons ATGTTTCCCACAGGTTTCTCTTCCCCCAACcccccagctgcagcccaggaggtCAGACCTGCCACTGATGGtaacaccagcagcagctcctcctgcaagaAGAGAAAGTTAAataacagcagcaacagcaattCCGAAAAAGAAGAATTCGattccatttcctcctgcaccTCTTCTCCTTCCAAAAACACCTCCTCGTCATCCTCCTCCGTCATCACCACCTCCTCGTGCTCCTCCTCAGGGGTTGCTTCCTCCAACCATCACCTCCAGAAGAAGCTGCGCTTTGAGGACTCCGTGGATTTTATTGGACTCGATGTGAAGATGGCTGAAGagtcttcttcctcctcctctcctgctgcctcttcccagcagcagcaccaacagcagctcaaaaataaaagccttttaaTTTCATCAGTGGCTGTGGGGCACCATGCAAATGGCCTGACCAAAGCTGCCTCCTCTACTGTTTCCAGTTTCGCCAACAGTAAACCTGGCTCTGCTAAGAAATTAGTGATCAAGAACTTTAAAG ataaaCCCAAATTGCCTGAAAACTACACAGATGAAACCTGGCAAAAACTGAAAGAAGCTGTAGAAGCTATCCAGAACAGTACTTCAATTAAGTACAATCTAGAAGAGCTCTACCAG GCTGTTGAAAATCTCTGCTCCTACAAGATTTCTGCAAATTTGTACAAACAACTGAGACAGATCTGTGAAGACCACATTAAAGCACAAATTCACCAATTCAGAGA GGATTCATTGGATAGTGTccttttcctaaagaaaataGACAAATGTTGGCAAGATCACTGCAGACAAATG ATTATGATTAGAAGTATCTTTTTGTTCTTGGATCGAACTTATGTACTGCAGAATTCCATGCTGCCATCTATTTG GGATATGGGGCTAGAATTGTTCAGAACTCATATAATCAGTGATCAGAAGGTTCAGAACAAAACTATTGATGGCATTCTTCTGCTGATtgagagggaaagaaatgggGAGGCTATTGATAGGAGTTTGCTGCGGAGCCTTCTGAGCATGCTTTCTGACTTGCAG ATTTATCAGGACTCTTTCGAACATCGATTCTTGGAAGAGACAAACCGCCTGTATgcagcagagggacagaggcTTATGCAGGAACGAGAG GTTCCAGAATATCTTCACCATGTCAACAAGCGCTTGGAAGAAGAAGCAGACAGAATAATCACTTATTTAGATCAGAGCACACA gaagCCACTAATTGCTACTGTAGAAAAGCAACTTCTAGGTGAACATTTAACAGCCATTCTTCAGAAAG GTTTAAACCACCTTCTTGATGAAAACCGAATTCAAGACCTGTCTCTTCTGTATCAGTTGTTCAGTCGTGTAAGAGGTGGAGTACAGGTTCTCTTGCAGCACTGGATTGAGTACATAAAG gCATTTGGTAGCACCATAGTAATTAATccagaaaaagacaaaaccatgGTCCAAGAACTTCTTGATTTTAAAGACAAAGTTGACCATATTATTGATGTTTGCTTTCTAAAGAATGAGAAGTTTGTAAATGCCATGAAAGAAGCCTTTGAAACATTCATTAACAAAAGACCAAATAAGCCAGCTGAACTCATag CTAAATATGTAGATTCAAAGCTTCGTGCAGGCAACAAAGAAGCTACTGATGAAGAACTTGAAAAAATGCTGGATAAAATTATGATCATATTTAGATTCATATATG GAAAAGATGTCTTTGAGGCCTTTTATAAAAAAGATCTAGCAAAGAGACTATTAGTTGGGAAGAGTGCATCAGTGGATGCTGAAAAATCTATGCTTTCCAAACTCAAACATG aatgtggagctgctttcaccAGCAAACTTGAAGGAATGTTTAAAGATATGGAGCTCTCAAAAGACATAATGATACAATTCAAACAG tATATGCAAAATCAGAATGTCCCTGGCAACATTGAACTAACAGTGAATATTCTGACTATGGGTTATTGGCCAACCTACGTGCCTATGGAGGTCCATCTGCCCCCAGAG atgGTAAAACTGCAGGAGATTTTCAAGACCTTTTATTTAGGAAAACACAGTGGTAGGAAACTTCAGTGGCAGTCAACACTAGGACACTGTGTGctaaaagcagaatttaaagAG GGCAAAAAAGAACTTCAGGTCTCCTTGTTCCAGACACTGGTGCTGCTCATGTTTAATGAAGGAGAGGAGTTCAGTTTAGAGGAGATAAAGCAAGCCACTGGAATAG GTAGAGGAACAGGCAAGCACTACAGAGAGGGTGTTCCAGGACCGGCAGTACCAGATCGACGCCGCAATCGTTCGGATCATGAAGATGCGCAAGACACTGAGTCACAACCTGCTCGTGTCAGAGGTCTACAACCAGCTCAAATTCCCAGTCAAG